From the Osmerus eperlanus chromosome 19, fOsmEpe2.1, whole genome shotgun sequence genome, one window contains:
- the im:7138535 gene encoding protein FAM98A → MERGITTVHAIKSLGYLGSACVTQCRCEELPCPLLTWLASNLKILCPELQDRKIGVVLVGELRTVLTCLHCPLTYVTEDTLNPFFLNKVIDFLVSELLAARILKYNETQPDDGRTVAEAEKEQRVADHSVDETAKWCQKLKEGDDEGTDDGMRSEEKERELASLFQNLDLDPASHLTDACHQVEVRLAQLPEGSMEPLLDTSLTSDQWRQVEKINRALLEDYECRRQMMIKRFQVTLQSFAWGEKEQERSKALASVPPIASISLPSQVSLPLLLAARKDQSWIRPVRAGLSTAVHKVLMGSVPDRGGRPGEMEPPMPSWEGRRERGKGSGRRGGNQQRRNFSGKKGKQRDAE, encoded by the exons ATGGAGAGGGGGATAACGACCGTACACGCGATAAAATCGCTTGG GTACTTGGGAAGTGCGTGTGTCACACAATGTAGATGTGAAGAACTCCCTTGTCCACTCCTCACCTGGTTGGCTTCAAACCTAAAGATTTTATGTCCAGAATTACAAG ACAGGAAGATTGGTGTTGTACTAGTGGGAGAGCTGCGGACTGTGTTAACATGCCTGCATTGTCCTCTCACCTATGTTACTGAAGATACACTAAACCCCTTTTTCCTTAACAAAGTCattg ATTTCTTAGTGTCAGAATTACTCGCAGCAAGAATACTGAAATATAATGAAACGCAACCAGATGACGGGAGGACAGTGGCTGAGGCGGAGAAGGAGCAGAGGGTGGCAGATCACAGCGTTGACGAAACCGCGAAGTGGTGTCAAAAGTTGAAGGAAGGTGATGATGAAGGGACCGATGACGGAATGAGAAgcgaagaaaaagagagggagctggCTTCATTGTTCCAAAACCTCGACTTGGATCCCGCTTCTCATCTAACAGACGCCTGCCATCAG GTGGAAGTGAGGCTGGCTCAGCTACCAGAGGGGAGCATGGAGCCACTTCTGGACACAAGTCTGACCTCAGACCAGTGG AGACAAGTGGAGAAGATAAATCGGGCTCTCTTGGAGGACTACGAATGTCGACGGCAGATGATGATCAAACGTTTTCAAGTCACACTTCAGTCTTTTGCCTGGGGAGAAAAAGAACAG GAACGCAGTAAGGCTCTCGCTTCAGTGCCTCCTATCGCCTCcatttccctcccctcccaagtgtccctgcctctcctgctcgcGGCTCGGAAAGATCAGTCTTGGATTCGGCCAGTGAGAGCTGGGCTGAGCACTGCAGTCCACAAG GTGCTGATGGGCAGCGTTCCTGACAGGGGAGGCCGGCCAGGGGAGATGGAGCCCCCCATGCCCTcttgggaagggaggagagagaggggaaagggctCTGGGCGCAGAGGTGGAAATCAGCAACGCCGAAACTTCTCTGGAAAgaaggggaaacagagagacgCAGAGTAA
- the hnrnpul1l gene encoding heterogeneous nuclear ribonucleoprotein U-like protein 1, with protein sequence MSGINVKKLKVNELKEELQLRGLETRGLKADLVVRLKAALDAEAAGEVAGPPVAEVVDEGEEELDEGGDEDDDYPEGGNSLSGEDEESYRAGDLARLDQEPDGEQSEEENVIDYQSEEDSLDGGPAFGGVPAMNYGIGDFTDDVIEPPTTKAFESEMKQEYRPDTPELQMLEPEVKKPVHSEPEPEPEARLEENPEAKPDEIETDAEIKMEAEHQQSNKPPPQLDPQLDPEAEQPKELPEAEQPEQVSQDPDLPVKEEQKEAQKPELDVKKEDEKEARQAEPASEWEAMDAEQAGQAKSEDDKQGVNRKRPHDEGRGYGYYEHREDRRARSPQPPAEEEEEDFDDTLVAIDTYNCDLHFKVSRDRYSGYPLTIEGFAYLWSGARASYGVNKGRVCFEMKINEEISVKHLPSSEPDPHVVRIGWSLDSCSTQLGEEPFSYGYGGTGKKSSNCKFEDYGEKFGENDVLGCYVDFENGEEVEMAFSKNGKWLDAAFRVSREELAGRALIPHVLVKNCAIEFNFGQKEEPFFPLPEGYTFIQDVKLEDRVRGTIGPVSKADCELLMMVGLPASGKTTWALKHALENPEKRFNILGTNAIMEKMKVMGLRRQRNYAGRWDILIQQATQCLNRLIQIAARKKRNYILDQTNVYGSAQRRKMRPFEGFQRKAIVICPTDEDFKERTLKRTDEEGKDVPDHAVLEMKANFVLPEAGEFLDEVSYVELQHDEAEVLVKQYIEEGRKAGPPPDKRFDNRQGGFRGRGGGGFQRFDTRGGPQGSRGGYQNRGGPGGGNFRGGYNRGGYQQNRWGTNQRDVGTPARGAYNRNQQSGGGGGGGYNGNRQGQYNKAGSGSYSQGQAQSYNQGYNQGNYNQGYNYGNYSQYPGYSQTYSQAPAVSGQSYNQQQQQQQQSYNQQYQQYAQQWQQYYQNQSQWNQYYNQYGNYGNYSNQGTQGSQGSQGSQGTQ encoded by the exons ATGAGCGGAATCAATGTGAAGAAGCTCAAAGTCAACGAGCTGAAAGAGGAGCTTCAGCTACGTGGCCTCGAGACTCGTGGACTCAAGGCGGACCTTGTCGTAAGGTTGAAGGCGGCACTTGATGCCGAAGCAGCGGGTGAGGTTGCCGGACCACCCGTTGCAGAAGTtgtggatgagggggaggaagaactAGATGAAGGGGGAGATGAGGACGATGACTATCCCGAAGGAGGCAACAGTCTGTCAG GGGAAGATGAAGAGTCGTACCGCGCGGGAGATCTAGCACGGCTCGACCAAGAACCTGATGGGGAACAGTCTGAGGAGGAAAATGTGATTGACTACCAGAGTGAAGAAGATAGTCTGGATGGAGGGCCGGCGTTTGGTGGAGTCCCTGCAATGAATTATGGGATAGGTGACTTCACAGATGATGTGATTGAGCCTCCGACCACAAAGGCCTTTGAGTCAGAGATGAAGCAGGAGTATCGGCCTGATACACCAGAACTTCAGATGCTAGAACCGGAGGTAAAGAAACCAGTGCATTCTGAACCAGAACCTGAACCTGAAGCACGTTTGGAGGAGAATCCTGAAGCTAAACCAG ATGAAATCGAGACGGACGCTGAGATCAAGATGGAGGCAGAGCACCAGCAGTCAAACAAGCCGCCTCCTCAGCTTGACCCCCAGCTTGACCCGGAAGCAGAACAGCCAAAGGAGCTCCCGGAGGCGGAGCAACCGGAGCAGGTCTCTCAGGATCCAGATCTGCCTgtgaaggaggagcagaaggaggccCAAAAGCCAGAGCTGGACGTGaagaaggaggatgagaaggaggcCAGGCAGGCCGAACCCGCCAGCGAATGGGAGGCCATGGACGCGGAGCAGGCTGGCCAGGCCAAATCTGAAGATGACAAGCAGGGCGTTAACCGCAAGAGACCGCACGACGAAGGCCGTGGATACGGCTATTACGAGCACAGAGAAGACAGACG GGCTCGCTCTCCTCAGCCCccagcggaagaggaggaggaagattttGACGACACTTTGGTGGCCATCGATACCT ACAACTGTGATCTCCACTTCAAGGTGTCACGCGACAGGTACAGTGGCTATCCCCTGACCATCGAAGGCTTCGCATACCTGTGGTCAGGTGCGCGAGCCTCCTATGGGGTCAACAAAGGGCGAGTCTGCTTTGAAATGAAG ATAAATGAGGAGATCTCTGTGAAGCACTTGCCCAGTAGTGAGCCGGATCCACATGTGGTGCGGATTGGCTGGTCCCTggacagctgcagtacacagctGG gtgAAGAGCCGTTCTCTTATGGATACGGAGGAACTGGGAAAAAGTCTTCAAACTGCAAATTTGAGGACTACGGCGAGAAGTTTGGTGAAAACGATGTCCTGGGTTGCTACGTG GActttgaaaacggagaagaagTGGAGATGGCCTTCTCCAAAAACGGCAAGTGGCTGGACGCGGCGTTTCGTGTTTCTCGCGAGGAGCTGGCTGGGCGTGCTCTCATCCCTCACGTCCTGGTGAAGAACTGTGCCATCGAGTTCAACTTTGGGCAGAAAGAGGagcccttcttccctctcccagAAGGATACACCTTCATCCAGGATGTGAAACTGGAGGACAGGGTCCGGGGAACCATTGGGCCTGTCTCCAAAGCTGACTGTGAG CTGCTGATGATGGTTGGCCTGCCTGCGTCCGGGAAAACAACCTGGGCCTTGAAGCACGCGCTGGAGAACCCTGAGAAGAGATTCAACATCCTGGGCACCAACGCCATCATGGAGAAAATGAAG GTGATGGGACTGCGTCGTCAACGAAACTATGCAGGCCGCTGGGACATCCTAATCCAGCAAGCGACACAGTGTCTGAACAGACTGATCCAGATCGCCGCCCGCAAGAAACGCAACTACATCCTGGACCAG ACAAATGTATATGGATCAGCCCAGAGACGAAAAATGCGTCCTTTTGAAGGTTTTCAACGCAAGGCTATTGTAATTTGTCCCACGGACGAGGATTTTAAAGAGCGAACGTTAAAGCGAACTGATGAGGAAGGGAAGGATGTGCCCGATCATGCTGTTTTAGAAATGAAAG CCAACTTTGTGCTCCCAGAAGCTGGAGAGTTTCTAGACGAGGTATCCTACGTGGAGCTGCAGCACGATGAGGCTGAGGTGCTGGTGAAGCAGTACATCGAGGAGGGCCGCAAGGCCGGCCCGCCCCCAGACAAGCGCTTCGACAACCGCCAGGGGGGCTTCCGGGGGCGTGGCGGCGGGGGCTTCCAGCGCTTCGATACCCGAGGCGGCCCCCAGGGCAGTCGAGGGGGCTACCAGAACCGTGGTGGCCCTGGAGGAGGGAACTTCAGAGGAG GGTACAACAGAGGGGGTTACCAGCAGAATCGCTGGGGCACTAACCAGCGTGACGTAGGGACGCCAGCCAGAGGCGCCTACAACCGCAACCagcagtctggaggaggaggaggaggagggtacaACGGCAATCGCCAAGGCCAGTACAACAAAGCAGGCAGTGGAAGCTACAGCCAAGGACAG gCACAGTCATACAACCAGGGATACAATCAAGGTAACTACAATCAAGGCTACAACTATGGAAACTACAGCCAGTATCCAGGTTACAGCCAGACCTACAGCCAGGCTCCTGCTGTCAGTGGGCAGAGCTacaaccagcagcagcagcagcaacaacagagCTACAACCAGCAGTACCAGCAG tatgcTCAGCAGTGGCAGCAGTATTACCAGAACCAGAGCCAATGGAATCAATACTACAACCAGTACGGCAACTATGGAAACTACTCCAACCAGGGTACCCAAGGCTCTCAGGGTTCTCAAGGCTCCCAGGGAACCCAGTAG
- the zgc:153345 gene encoding uncharacterized protein zgc:153345 has product MHSPAEDRSRVVAVINTLKTAGIRVKNWKNYLNGASLNNSLRKESQLKFAFGRDLSLVPQCDVKDVGGTVPKFLVDACGFLSHHLHTEGLFRKTGSLNRIRALRGGLEQGEPVFSQPYSATLQPCDVASLLKQFLRELPSPLIPVDLQAPLCHAQSLEEGQEGARDEATLLITALFPAVHTRALQYFCIFLRQTADRCDENRMEAGNLALVMAPNLLQSPAGGSKLTVGTERLLDRQAAVIKVLIAHADRIGVIPPCLLSMSPLSEGGEATPPSDGGKFQQRGVGVYRSLKRQRRRSVGEIFVDALSKLKTGFNPSTGSSNPADSQQNSRPTPQSPVTVKRKCTEDPVPEVEGSAKKRRSVQDLRESQSCNLSNVVSEVDPSEKQDTCFTLRTSEEKKNRNKDSKLLNRPEVEEDCSQRRRSLRFFNTASWNLPNTTSTLPQSDHETVMPGSKMLSDDTGGVSICKAENTSRIPVILIDGPGRAVRENEVEDDPDLLNLSFMEDPTAAQDTPDSPTGTEGAERQGEVASLGGEDMEVPDSQNDSNRELGGVAKTEVNHGDGSPDEQPVREKVSGRASRKRRAPRRSISLPDVNLEHLRDEDESLEEDEGERCLSVSREDQEPPDSGRTNAEGDRPTTSEDTASRTRNAERAVLKREHAPEKPVESGSGFKRSRMSVADHLRRFNALATLLRTPRAPPPPAPAPLLRDRLHETLLGREHRGALGLRRQGARRFGRSISHDGVPGALAGLGREADRPGGASPGPLVQSAPPEPTGRLEAFQMALDPETHRLPGATRLENVPRPGGSPSATAELPEQSQGCREEVGEFQPEEPSDKPELHHLLQEQLSLCDSDRVEGGDLTAPVQLDRQTQTEVTSARRRQSASPVGKNFQVREVQPRLSAVPSLHLHMHTCCVHINTATQTDRATPPESYGTANTEAECPPGDAPAFDFVAVDMDGCSLGASPPALTFRPTATRRRYRDSPRWLVHEVSMAAGESLQI; this is encoded by the exons ATGCATAGTCCAGCGGAGGATCGTTCGCGCGTAGTAGCAGTCATAAATACACTGAAAACAGCTGGGATTCGGGTAAAAAATTGGAAGAACTATTTGAATGGAGCGTCATTGAACAACTCTCTGAGAAAG GAGAGCCAGTTGAAGTTTGCGTTTGGTCGGGATCTGTCATTGGTTCCACAGTGCGATGTAAAAGATGTTGGCGGAACTGTGCCGAA GTTCTTGGTGGATGCCTGTGGGTTTTTATCTCATCATCTTCACACCGAAGGGCTGTTTCGGAAAACAGGGTCGTTAAACAGAATCCGAGCTCTGAGG GGTGGATTGGAGCAGGGAGAGCCGGTCTTCTCTCAGCCGTATTCAGCCACTCTGCAACCGTGCGACGTTGCATCCCTCCTGAAGCAGTTCCTGCGGGAGCTGCCGTCTCCCCTCATCCCCGTGGACCTCCAGGCGCCTCTGTGCCACGCGCAGAGTTTGGAGGAAGGCCAGGAGGGAGCCAGAGATGAAGCCACGCTGCTCATCACAGCCCTGTTCCCTGCCGTACACACCCGGGCGCTCCAGTACTTCTGCATCTTCCTAAGacagacagctgacag GTGTGATGAGAACCGGATGGAGGCGGGGAACCTGGCTCTTGTGATGGCCCCTAACCTGCTGCAGTCTCCTGCTGGAGGCTCCAAGCTGACTGTGGGCACAGAGAGACTactggacagacaggcagcggtCATAAAGGTTCTCATAGCACATGCCGATCGCATCG gggtgatccctccctgccttctgAGCATGTCTCCGCTGTCAGAGGGCGGGGAGGCCACGCCCCCTAGCGACGGGGGTAAGTTCCAGCAGAGAGGGGTTGGTGTTTACAGGAGCCTGAAGCGTCAGAGGCGGCGCAGTGTCGGAG AAATCTTTGTGGATGCCCTCAGTAAACTGAAGACAGGCTTCAACCCTTCAACTGGCTCTTCAAATCCTGCAGACA GTCAGCAGAATAGCCGTCCCACTCCTCAATCACCAGTCACAGTCAAGAGGAAATGTACAGAGGATCCAGTTCCAGAAGTTGAGGGCTCTGCCAAAAAAAG ACGCTCTGTCCAGGACCTGAGGGAGAGCCAAAGCTGTAATCTCTCAAACGTTGTGAGTGAAGTGGACCCGAGTGAGAAACAGGACACCTGTTTCACACTACGTACATCAGAGGAAAAGAAGAATCGAAACAAAGATTCTAAATTACTTAACAG GCCTGAGGTTGAAGAGGATTGTTCTCAGCGAAGACGATCTCTACGATTCTTTAACACAGCCAGCTGGAACCTCCCA AACACGACTAGTACGTTGCCCCAAAGTGATCATGAAACCGTGATGCCTGGAAGTAAAATGTTGTCTGATGACACGGGTGGAGTTTCCATCTGCAAGGCGGAGAACACGAGCAGAATCCCGGTCATTCTGATCGACGGGCCCGGAAGAG CTGTGAGGGAGAATGAGGTGGAGGACGACCCTGACCTGCTCAACCTCAGCTTCATGGAGGACCCCACAGCCGCCCAGGAcacacctgactcccccaccgGCACGGAGGGAGCGGAGCGACAAGGTGAAGTTGCCTCGCTGGGAGGCGAGGACATGGAAGTACCTGATTCGCAGAATGACTCCAACCGTGAACTAGGAGGTGTGGCGAAGACTGAGGTAAATCACGGAGACGGGTCTCCAGACGAGCAGCCGGTCAGAGAGAAAGTGTCGGGCCGGGCGAGCAGGAAACGGCGAGCACCTCGACGGTCGATCAGCCTGCCTGACGTGAACCTGGAGCACCTGAGAGATGAAGACGAATCCCTGGAGGAAGACGAAGGGGAGAGGTGTCTGTCCGTCAGCCGTGAAGACCAAGAGCCTCCGGACTCCGGGAGGACAAACGCAGAGGGCGACCGGCCGACGACCTCAGAAGACACAGCATCGAGGACGAGGAACGCTGAAAGGGCGGTGCTGAAACGGGAGCATGCGCCGGAGAAGCCGGTCGAGTCCGGTTCGGGTTTCAAGAGGTCTCGTATGTCCGTCGCCGACCATCTCAGACGGTTCAACGCCCTGGCGACTCTGCTCCGCACGCCCAGGGCTCCGCCGCCGCCGGCCCCTGCGCCCCTCCTCAGAGACCGCCTGCACGAGACTCTGCTGGGGAGGGAGCACAGGGGCGCCCTGGGCCTACGGCGCCAGGGGGCGAGGCGGTTCGGACGCTCCATCAGTCACGACGGAGTCCCTGGAGCTCTGGCAGGGCTCGGCAGGGAAGCGGACCGGCCAGGGGGAGCCAGTCCAGGGCCCCTGGTCCAGTCAGCCCCGCCAGAGCCGACTGGGAGACTGGAGGCTTTCCAGATGGCGCTGGATCCAGAGACCCACCGCCTTCCAGGAGCCACGAGGCTGGAGAACGTTCCACGGCCCGGGGGGAGTCCAAGCGCGACCGCTGAACTGCCAGAGCAGAGCCAGGGATGCCGGGAGGAAGTCGGAGAATTTCAACCAGAGGAGCCgtcagacaagccagagctgcaCCACCTCCTGCAGGAGCAGCTGAGTCTGTGTGACTcagacagggtggaggggggagacctCACAGCCCCAGTTCAGCTGGATAGACAAACCCAGACAGAAGTCACCTCAGCTAGGCGACGCCAGAGCGCCTCGCCGGTGGGGAAGAACTTCCAGGTCAGAGAAGTCCAGCCCAGACTCTCTGCAGTTCCCTCCTTGCACCTGCACATGCACACCTGCTGTGTTCACATCAACACGGCCACCCAGACTGACAGAGCGACGCCCCCTGAGAGCTACGGCACAGCAAACACCGAGGCAGAGTGCCCGCCTGGCGATGCCCCTGCGTTTGACTTTGTCGCTGTAGACATGGACGGATGTTCTCTGGGAgcttctcctcctgccctgacgTTCAGGCCCACGGCCACCAGGAGGCGCTACAGAGACTCTCCTCGCTGGCTCGTCCATGAGGTCAGCATGGCCGCAGGGGAATCGCTGCAGATATGA